A region from the Paraurantiacibacter namhicola genome encodes:
- a CDS encoding M23 family metallopeptidase codes for MASARSFKAVLCTAFASAAIAASPAAATTTEDSAPAAASAAPVTGAVTGTITDTRLDSGQFRTLFGEWKQHDGDGALPGSAPAETVSMPQGMPVEGVRLSSGYGMRNHPVLRKRANHKGVDLAGARGTPVYATADGTVEMAQWFSSYGKYVQIDHGGDVETRYAHLSRYTVNPGDRVQKGELIGYIGSTGRSTGPHLHYEIRIAGVAVDPTPYMITNQYALNEGEGGMGGDD; via the coding sequence ATGGCTTCTGCAAGGTCTTTCAAGGCTGTCCTGTGCACGGCGTTCGCCAGTGCTGCGATTGCCGCCAGCCCCGCCGCTGCCACCACCACCGAAGATTCTGCCCCGGCCGCGGCAAGTGCTGCGCCGGTTACCGGTGCGGTGACGGGCACGATTACCGACACCCGCCTGGACAGCGGGCAGTTCCGCACGCTGTTCGGCGAATGGAAGCAGCATGACGGCGACGGCGCCCTGCCGGGTTCCGCTCCCGCCGAAACGGTCAGCATGCCGCAGGGCATGCCGGTCGAAGGTGTTCGCCTGTCCAGCGGTTACGGCATGCGCAACCACCCGGTTCTGCGTAAGCGCGCCAATCACAAAGGCGTGGACCTTGCCGGTGCACGCGGCACGCCGGTTTACGCCACGGCCGATGGCACGGTGGAAATGGCGCAGTGGTTCAGCAGCTACGGCAAGTATGTGCAGATCGACCATGGCGGCGACGTGGAAACGCGCTACGCCCACCTCTCCCGCTACACCGTCAATCCCGGTGACCGCGTCCAGAAGGGTGAGCTGATCGGCTACATCGGTTCCACCGGCCGCTCCACCGGCCCGCACCTGCATTATGAAATCCGCATCGCCGGCGTTGCCGTCGATCCCACGCCTTACATGATCACCAACCAGTACGCCCTGAACGAAGGCGAAGGTGGCATGGGCGGCGACGACTAA